The Formosa sp. Hel1_33_131 genome window below encodes:
- a CDS encoding glycosyl hydrolase family 16 — translation MKNIKFMYSKIMLLTGLLFVITMSCERDISDQVEFAHLSKTGEIFTDSPIGLGSDFYFPYTGSKATAWSVDEGEGYESFASMRFDVPNANDPAGNYAGAIFRVDGSGRDLTEFDALTFWAKASQGVVIGEVGFGQDFGLNKYQVSENNVSLSTNWQKFVIPIPDASKLFDERGMFWYSAGTQNTGGNGYTFWIDELKFEKLGTIGQPRPAILNGNDVVQDAFSGIVLELTGLTQTFNLGSGLNKTVNVAPSYFDFTSSEPSLAFIDEFGNISVSSGSAVITATLGGVEAEGSMTINAVGAFDVAPTPTRDPSDVISIFSDSYTNVPVDFFNGYWEPWQTTLSSDFVVDGNNMINYTNFNFVGTQFANPTVDITDYPNLHVNIYIPEEPANLDFLITVRDFGPDQADGGGDDTFQQIFFDGDDFEAGTWSTLEAQITLPTRNNMGLIIYENINGSSLNELYVDNIYFYKN, via the coding sequence ATGAAAAATATAAAATTTATGTATTCAAAAATTATGCTCCTCACGGGATTACTTTTTGTAATCACCATGAGTTGTGAGAGAGACATTTCTGATCAGGTAGAATTTGCACACTTATCTAAAACAGGTGAGATTTTCACAGATTCACCTATTGGACTTGGGAGTGATTTTTACTTTCCATACACAGGTTCAAAAGCAACCGCTTGGTCAGTAGACGAAGGCGAAGGTTATGAAAGTTTTGCTTCCATGCGATTTGATGTGCCCAATGCAAATGATCCAGCAGGAAATTATGCAGGAGCCATATTTAGAGTTGATGGATCAGGACGTGACCTTACTGAATTTGATGCCTTAACCTTTTGGGCGAAAGCATCTCAAGGCGTTGTGATTGGTGAAGTAGGATTTGGACAAGACTTTGGACTGAATAAATACCAAGTATCTGAAAACAATGTAAGTTTAAGTACCAACTGGCAAAAATTTGTGATTCCAATTCCAGATGCTTCAAAACTTTTTGATGAAAGAGGGATGTTTTGGTATTCGGCAGGAACCCAAAATACAGGTGGAAATGGTTATACGTTTTGGATTGATGAATTAAAGTTTGAAAAACTAGGAACCATCGGACAACCAAGACCCGCCATTTTAAATGGTAATGATGTTGTACAAGATGCCTTTTCAGGAATTGTTTTAGAATTAACAGGCTTAACTCAAACCTTCAATTTGGGTTCTGGATTAAATAAAACAGTGAATGTCGCACCAAGTTATTTTGATTTTACATCTTCGGAACCAAGTTTGGCTTTCATAGATGAATTTGGGAACATCTCTGTTAGTAGTGGTTCAGCTGTGATAACAGCGACTCTAGGAGGCGTAGAAGCAGAAGGCTCCATGACCATAAATGCAGTCGGTGCATTTGATGTAGCACCCACGCCAACAAGAGACCCGAGTGATGTGATTTCTATTTTTAGTGATAGTTATACAAACGTTCCAGTGGACTTTTTCAATGGTTACTGGGAACCTTGGCAAACAACACTGTCTTCTGATTTCGTAGTAGACGGTAACAACATGATCAACTACACTAATTTTAATTTTGTGGGAACTCAATTTGCCAACCCAACTGTGGATATTACAGATTATCCTAATTTACATGTAAATATCTACATTCCAGAAGAACCTGCCAATCTTGATTTTTTAATTACAGTGAGAGATTTTGGGCCTGACCAAGCTGATGGTGGAGGTGATGATACATTCCAACAAATATTCTTTGATGGCGATGATTTTGAAGCAGGTACTTGGAGTACTTTAGAAGCTCAAATAACCTTGCCGACTCGAAATAATATGGGACTTATTATTTATGAAAACATTAATGGTTCTTCATTAAATGAACTGTATGTAGATAATATTTATTTTTATAAAAACTAG
- a CDS encoding glycoside hydrolase family 16 protein, whose amino-acid sequence MNKINKYKLRIQTLVLMSFLFASFFTISSCDTDETQTVATFTNLTMSDEFDVEGAPNSEIWNYDTGTGIDGWGNNELQYYTDRSENVTVQNGLLVISAIEENYNGSSFTSAKLVTKGKFSQAYGRFEARIKVPGGSGLWPAFWLLGENVDVDGWPQCGEIDIMEYRRQEPTKVSGSIHGPGYSGLTDPQGQVTKSYDLGNDRYDAGFHVFGIEWSPDYINYYIDDVLYNQITPSDIEVTPADAVYILNDGVAATADTEAIPGTDITGDWVFNKPFYIIINLAVGGNFPGNPDSGETFPQNMLVDYVRVYK is encoded by the coding sequence ATGAATAAAATAAATAAATATAAGTTAAGGATTCAAACACTCGTGTTGATGTCTTTTCTTTTTGCATCATTTTTCACGATTTCCAGTTGTGATACAGACGAAACCCAAACGGTTGCCACGTTTACAAATTTAACGATGTCTGATGAGTTTGATGTTGAAGGTGCTCCTAATTCTGAAATTTGGAATTACGATACAGGAACAGGTATCGATGGTTGGGGTAATAATGAGTTGCAATATTATACAGACCGTTCAGAAAATGTAACCGTACAAAATGGACTGTTAGTAATTTCTGCGATTGAAGAAAATTATAACGGCTCCTCATTTACATCGGCAAAACTGGTTACCAAAGGAAAATTCTCTCAAGCCTATGGACGTTTTGAAGCACGTATTAAAGTTCCGGGAGGATCAGGTCTTTGGCCTGCATTTTGGCTCTTAGGAGAAAACGTCGATGTGGACGGATGGCCTCAATGTGGTGAGATTGATATTATGGAGTACCGCAGACAAGAACCTACAAAAGTAAGCGGCTCTATACACGGACCAGGGTATTCTGGTTTAACAGATCCACAGGGACAAGTGACCAAAAGTTACGACTTAGGAAATGACCGTTATGACGCAGGATTCCATGTGTTTGGAATTGAGTGGAGCCCTGATTACATCAACTATTATATAGACGATGTATTGTACAATCAAATTACACCTTCTGATATTGAAGTCACACCAGCCGATGCTGTTTACATCCTAAACGATGGTGTTGCAGCGACTGCTGATACCGAAGCAATTCCGGGGACTGATATTACTGGGGATTGGGTTTTTAACAAACCCTTCTATATCATTATTAATTTAGCTGTTGGAGGTAATTTCCCAGGAAATCCTGACAGTGGAGAGACGTTTCCACAAAACATGCTAGTAGATTACGTAAGAGTATATAAATAA
- a CDS encoding PKD domain-containing protein — protein sequence MKNLFKILKKVSLLILAISFMGCDDDEAVLPQLTAGFTHTINADTGTVTFINTSVNASTYAWDFGDESTSTLINPVNVYANGTYLVVLKSSNVAGAYDIFSDEITINIPEIATLPITFDGVNTNYDATVFDGTSFEILTNPDLSGTNAVESNVGAVTNSGATYEGLFFELGAPVDLTTDKSIKMNFWANAPVNVLLKLEDGSAANVEATASHTGTGWEEIIFTFNSAASYSQLTMFVDGAGTTDGTFYFDDITQIVSPPTPCTAETVESISAADLNITFMSDPTASVVNDGATFEWIDNPDFDNAVNTSCKVGKITKLGNNPWDNNQIVLDAKLDFNANEGLKMKVWSSRPNTEVRIKLEEDGTPATNVEKFLTTSVTDGWEELSFAFTSVDSDKYNKVVLFFDLNANNTDTYYFDDLTLYGTGTGPVVCDPETTESYSASNLNMTFQSDPTADFITDGASFSWVDNPDFDNTVNSSCKVGKVVKANNNAWDNNQYDLDAKLDFNANTGLKIKVWSARPNTEVRLKLEEIGNAGNNVEKFFTTSVTSGWEELTFPFTAADSGKFNKLVIFFDLNANNTDTYYFDDLKLYGSGGGGGGGGGSYNLTLPINFETTGHGASWTWNVFENDSNPPVEFVANPNASGINTSSTVAKITALQAGQPYVGCETAHGEMGITWDLSASNAIIKIMVYKTVISDVGIKLVNTTNGAQGEIKVPNTVINAWEELTFDFTSRIGNGLDGSTNIDQIVVFPDFNARTSDNVVYFDNITFQ from the coding sequence ATGAAAAATTTATTTAAAATATTAAAAAAAGTTTCACTACTTATTTTAGCAATCAGTTTTATGGGTTGTGACGATGATGAAGCGGTTTTACCACAACTTACAGCTGGTTTTACACACACGATTAATGCAGATACTGGTACAGTCACCTTTATCAATACCTCAGTAAATGCCTCAACATACGCTTGGGATTTTGGAGATGAAAGTACTTCAACGCTTATTAATCCAGTAAACGTCTATGCAAACGGTACATACTTGGTGGTTTTAAAGTCCTCCAATGTCGCAGGAGCTTATGATATTTTTTCTGATGAGATTACAATTAATATTCCTGAAATCGCAACCTTACCAATTACGTTTGATGGTGTAAATACCAACTATGATGCAACCGTTTTTGATGGTACAAGTTTTGAGATTCTTACAAATCCAGATCTTTCAGGTACAAACGCAGTGGAATCTAATGTAGGAGCAGTTACAAACAGTGGTGCGACTTACGAAGGCTTGTTCTTTGAATTAGGGGCACCCGTAGATTTAACGACTGACAAGTCGATCAAAATGAATTTCTGGGCAAATGCACCAGTAAACGTTTTATTAAAACTTGAAGATGGTTCTGCAGCAAATGTAGAAGCTACAGCCAGTCATACAGGAACTGGTTGGGAAGAAATTATTTTCACTTTTAACTCTGCCGCGAGTTACTCACAACTTACCATGTTTGTAGATGGTGCGGGAACAACCGATGGGACATTCTATTTTGATGATATTACACAAATAGTATCGCCTCCAACACCTTGTACAGCAGAAACAGTTGAATCAATTTCCGCTGCTGATTTGAATATAACATTTATGTCAGATCCAACGGCTAGTGTTGTTAATGATGGTGCTACATTTGAGTGGATAGACAATCCAGATTTTGATAACGCAGTAAATACTTCTTGTAAAGTAGGGAAAATCACAAAATTAGGAAACAACCCTTGGGATAACAATCAAATTGTCTTAGATGCGAAATTGGATTTTAATGCCAATGAAGGTTTAAAAATGAAAGTTTGGTCTTCAAGACCAAACACTGAAGTTAGAATTAAACTTGAAGAAGATGGAACTCCAGCTACTAATGTAGAAAAGTTTTTAACTACATCAGTTACTGATGGATGGGAGGAATTAAGCTTCGCTTTTACTAGTGTTGATAGTGACAAATACAATAAAGTGGTTCTTTTCTTTGATTTGAATGCAAACAACACAGATACTTATTATTTTGATGATTTGACATTATATGGAACAGGAACAGGTCCTGTAGTTTGTGATCCTGAAACAACAGAGTCTTACAGTGCATCCAACTTAAACATGACGTTTCAATCCGATCCAACTGCAGACTTTATCACTGATGGTGCTAGTTTTTCATGGGTAGATAACCCAGACTTTGACAATACTGTAAACAGCTCTTGTAAAGTAGGTAAAGTCGTAAAAGCAAATAACAATGCTTGGGATAACAATCAATATGATTTAGACGCAAAATTAGATTTTAATGCGAATACTGGCTTAAAAATTAAAGTATGGTCTGCAAGACCAAATACCGAAGTTAGATTAAAATTAGAAGAGATTGGAAATGCAGGTAATAATGTTGAGAAATTTTTCACAACTTCAGTAACAAGCGGATGGGAAGAATTGACGTTCCCTTTTACAGCTGCTGATAGTGGTAAATTTAATAAGCTTGTTATTTTCTTTGATTTAAATGCTAATAACACCGATACGTACTACTTTGACGACCTTAAGCTTTATGGTTCTGGCGGCGGTGGTGGCGGCGGTGGCGGTTCATATAATCTTACGCTTCCTATTAATTTTGAGACAACAGGACATGGAGCAAGTTGGACTTGGAATGTTTTTGAAAATGATTCGAACCCACCAGTTGAATTCGTAGCAAATCCAAATGCATCAGGAATAAACACCTCAAGTACAGTGGCTAAAATCACGGCACTTCAAGCTGGACAACCTTATGTTGGTTGTGAAACCGCACATGGCGAAATGGGAATTACGTGGGATCTTTCTGCATCCAATGCGATCATTAAGATTATGGTTTACAAAACCGTAATCAGTGATGTTGGTATTAAACTAGTAAATACTACTAATGGCGCACAAGGAGAAATCAAAGTTCCAAACACTGTAATTAATGCATGGGAAGAATTGACATTTGATTTTACGAGTCGTATTGGAAATGGATTAGATGGCTCTACAAATATTGATCAGATTGTTGTATTCCCTGATTTCAATGCAAGAACATCGGATAATGTAGTGTATTTCGATAACATTACGTTTCAATAA
- a CDS encoding glycoside hydrolase family 2 TIM barrel-domain containing protein, whose translation MRNTFIRLILFLITTSAFAQADKVKVVNNEDGMKLVVNGEDFMINGMNWDYFPIGTNYSYSLWKQSDDVIKAALDAEMGLLKNMGVNVIRQYTGVQPKWIQYIYENYGIYTMLNHSFGRYGLTVNGGWVAVTDYRDPATQELLMSEATTLAEDYKDTPGLLMFLLGNENNYGLFWAGAETEDFPDEEEKRDFVGEERGRPMYKLMNDATIKMKSIDSSHPIAICNGDVLFIDIIAEECKDIDIFGTNMYRGSSFTDAFKTVKEKLDMPIMLTEFGADAFNAIENAEDQKMQAYYMVENWKDIYQNAAGLGKSENAIGGFTFQFSDGWWKFGQTKNLDIHDNNASWANGGYALDLAPGENNMNEEWFGICAKGPTNTRGLYTLYPRAAYYALKTAHQLNPYEEGVTPEFVTTHFENIQLMDAVLRARGDKAALGGSEKIKLSNLRAEFSTFNTGGTLITTPDNADPNTNGYPNELGFDHMQSYFIGVEGNPTSNLRANVNFNILGHVAENPIDEIFYENTGRSFEVTTDDGNVTISDPNRVKIYNAEFDWNAKEFNLRGFYRTGHYHWAYEGDLFNLYREANYGPNLDLYNGEISGIEFDAKGTLKGLKAAFGPQLWWGANPAILLKYGRNLGGWDVAAVYHEDIDDVGRAVTSIAIPLPKTRRVSLAVERQFGAFNFEIGGLWGGQPLNGREFQIAEGTTDNYIIYTDKINENDNWGAKAKLSYEKGAFKWYAQGASMGLVANGGSDQTQTFTGWKLKDSGSGNQNNFLSGFSYTFGDFQIAPNFLWQKPIVGAMPNDLNGGTGRLRNIQDDPFAVRGNRETTAGELLFSYDPTPGTWMYEWDNDRAEDAKFAFNLGFVFRHHPTAQDAAVGFLANRTSFAFPNAAPAQDLWEAHSRIVSKMTPEIGFIANLYAGNAQANGSDPRLIQRVGGDIRLIYNKLKLTHTFKINDWGPFDYHRDFNLTYPVQLMLDLSTTLGKPDWFILPNTQVGVRGTWRSLNENSPRYSPNFVPANTFPPVPPISSVGFPDGSEWEIRTYIHINIGK comes from the coding sequence ATGAGAAACACCTTTATAAGATTAATTCTTTTTTTAATTACAACCAGCGCATTTGCTCAGGCAGATAAAGTAAAGGTGGTCAATAATGAAGACGGAATGAAATTAGTTGTCAATGGAGAAGACTTCATGATCAACGGAATGAATTGGGATTACTTCCCAATTGGTACAAATTACTCCTACAGTTTATGGAAGCAATCTGATGATGTCATTAAGGCAGCATTGGACGCAGAAATGGGCTTATTGAAAAACATGGGAGTCAATGTCATAAGGCAATATACAGGTGTACAGCCAAAATGGATACAATACATCTATGAGAACTATGGTATATATACTATGCTGAATCACTCCTTTGGACGTTACGGATTGACCGTAAACGGCGGATGGGTAGCAGTGACGGATTATAGAGATCCAGCAACCCAAGAGTTGTTGATGTCTGAAGCAACTACATTGGCTGAAGATTATAAAGACACGCCGGGTTTACTAATGTTCCTATTAGGAAACGAAAATAACTACGGTCTTTTTTGGGCAGGTGCTGAAACAGAAGATTTTCCTGATGAAGAAGAAAAAAGAGATTTCGTTGGCGAAGAGCGTGGAAGACCGATGTACAAGCTGATGAACGATGCTACGATTAAAATGAAGAGTATTGATTCCTCTCACCCCATAGCAATCTGTAATGGAGATGTCTTATTTATAGACATCATTGCTGAAGAGTGTAAAGACATCGATATTTTCGGAACCAATATGTATCGTGGATCTTCTTTTACAGATGCATTCAAAACGGTTAAAGAAAAATTAGACATGCCTATTATGTTAACCGAGTTTGGTGCAGATGCATTTAACGCGATTGAAAATGCTGAAGACCAAAAAATGCAAGCCTATTATATGGTTGAAAACTGGAAAGATATTTACCAGAATGCTGCAGGTTTAGGGAAATCAGAGAATGCAATAGGAGGTTTCACCTTTCAATTTAGCGATGGTTGGTGGAAATTTGGACAAACTAAAAATTTAGACATTCATGACAACAATGCCTCATGGGCAAATGGTGGTTATGCTTTGGATTTGGCTCCTGGTGAAAATAACATGAACGAAGAATGGTTTGGTATTTGTGCCAAAGGCCCTACAAATACTAGAGGACTTTATACCTTATATCCACGTGCAGCATATTATGCATTAAAAACAGCACACCAATTAAATCCTTATGAAGAAGGTGTCACTCCAGAATTTGTAACAACTCATTTTGAGAACATTCAATTAATGGATGCAGTTCTTCGAGCAAGAGGAGATAAAGCAGCTTTAGGAGGCAGTGAAAAAATTAAACTAAGCAATTTAAGAGCTGAGTTTTCAACCTTTAATACAGGCGGTACACTTATTACAACTCCTGATAATGCAGATCCAAATACAAATGGATATCCAAATGAACTAGGTTTTGATCATATGCAATCTTACTTTATTGGTGTAGAAGGGAATCCTACTTCTAATTTGCGTGCCAATGTGAATTTCAACATTCTTGGTCATGTTGCTGAGAATCCAATTGACGAAATATTTTATGAAAATACAGGACGTTCATTTGAAGTTACTACAGACGATGGAAATGTAACTATTTCAGATCCAAACAGAGTTAAAATATACAATGCAGAATTTGATTGGAATGCTAAAGAATTTAATCTTAGAGGGTTTTACAGAACCGGGCATTACCACTGGGCTTATGAAGGCGATTTATTTAACTTGTACAGAGAAGCAAATTACGGGCCTAATTTAGATTTGTATAACGGTGAAATTTCAGGTATTGAATTTGATGCCAAGGGAACACTAAAAGGTTTAAAAGCCGCTTTTGGTCCTCAACTTTGGTGGGGAGCAAATCCAGCAATATTATTGAAATATGGTAGAAATCTAGGTGGCTGGGATGTTGCTGCTGTTTACCACGAAGATATTGATGATGTAGGTAGGGCTGTTACTTCAATCGCCATACCACTTCCAAAAACACGTAGAGTCTCTTTGGCTGTCGAAAGACAATTTGGAGCTTTTAATTTTGAGATAGGTGGTTTATGGGGAGGACAACCTCTAAACGGTCGTGAATTTCAAATAGCGGAAGGTACTACTGATAATTACATCATTTATACAGACAAAATCAACGAAAATGACAACTGGGGTGCAAAAGCCAAGTTATCCTATGAAAAGGGAGCTTTTAAATGGTATGCACAAGGCGCCAGCATGGGCTTAGTTGCTAATGGTGGATCGGATCAAACACAAACATTTACAGGTTGGAAATTGAAGGATTCTGGAAGTGGAAACCAAAACAACTTCCTTTCTGGTTTTTCATATACGTTTGGGGATTTTCAAATTGCCCCTAACTTTTTATGGCAAAAACCAATTGTGGGTGCCATGCCAAATGATTTAAATGGAGGCACTGGACGTCTGAGAAATATACAAGACGATCCATTTGCGGTAAGAGGAAACAGAGAAACCACTGCTGGAGAACTCTTATTTTCTTACGATCCAACACCAGGAACCTGGATGTACGAATGGGACAACGACCGAGCTGAAGACGCAAAGTTCGCTTTCAATCTTGGCTTTGTATTTCGTCACCACCCAACAGCACAAGATGCAGCCGTTGGATTTTTAGCAAATCGTACTTCTTTTGCATTTCCGAATGCAGCACCTGCACAAGATTTATGGGAAGCACATTCACGCATCGTATCTAAAATGACTCCAGAAATTGGATTTATTGCCAACCTATATGCTGGTAATGCACAGGCAAATGGTAGCGATCCTCGACTGATTCAACGTGTTGGAGGAGACATTCGATTGATTTATAATAAATTGAAATTGACCCATACATTTAAAATTAACGATTGGGGACCTTTTGATTACCACCGAGATTTTAACTTGACGTACCCAGTACAATTAATGTTAGATCTATCGACCACCTTAGGAAAACCAGATTGGTTCATCCTTCCAAACACACAAGTAGGTGTCCGTGGAACATGGCGTTCATTAAATGAAAACTCGCCACGTTACTCACCTAATTTTGTGCCAGCTAACACATTCCCACCAGTGCCTCCTATTAGTTCGGTAGGATTTCCTGACGGAAGTGAATGGGAAATTAGAACATACATACATATCAATATTGGAAAATAA